In a single window of the Methanobacterium formicicum DSM 3637 genome:
- the wecB gene encoding non-hydrolyzing UDP-N-acetylglucosamine 2-epimerase: MKIAFIIGTRPEIIKMSPLIDEVDKRGIDYVLIHTGQHYDFEMSQQFFLDLELKEPDYNIGVGSDSHGKQTAVMMEGIEEVLLSEKPDIVLVQGDTNAVLAGALVAAKLHIAVGHVEAGLRSYDKTMPEEINRMMADVCTNLFFVPTEDTAINLLFEGINPKNIFITGNTVVDACYRNLKIASKSSNIMSKLDVEGDILSLTLHRAENVDDRERLRNIIEALLKIRGLNIVFPVHPRTVKTLKEFGMYSQLEEAPHIHMIKPIGYLDFLILQSNSKIMITDSGGIQEEAITLDVPCLTLRYNTERPETVHAGGNILVGSNTEKITSNVAKLLADNKIYQKMKDAANPYGDGTASEQIVDAIQDAYNQGKLEIKPPETIAGEQSKKLLTVDEDVTVAEFETKNPDTNINIVFDGVNPQFPRMELHLEGKTIMVSKSDSVNF; encoded by the coding sequence ATGAAGATAGCGTTTATCATAGGCACCAGGCCTGAAATCATCAAAATGTCCCCTTTAATCGATGAAGTGGATAAAAGGGGAATAGATTATGTTTTAATACACACTGGTCAGCATTACGACTTTGAAATGTCCCAGCAGTTTTTCCTGGACCTGGAACTCAAAGAACCTGATTATAACATTGGAGTGGGCTCAGATTCACATGGGAAACAAACCGCGGTAATGATGGAAGGAATTGAAGAAGTTCTCCTTTCTGAAAAACCAGACATCGTCCTGGTCCAGGGTGATACCAATGCAGTCTTAGCCGGTGCCCTGGTGGCAGCCAAGTTACATATAGCAGTAGGGCATGTAGAGGCGGGACTTCGCTCCTACGATAAAACCATGCCTGAAGAGATAAACCGTATGATGGCAGATGTCTGCACCAACCTCTTTTTTGTACCAACCGAAGATACAGCCATAAATCTACTTTTTGAGGGAATAAATCCTAAGAATATTTTTATCACCGGTAATACTGTGGTTGATGCCTGCTACCGGAACCTCAAAATCGCCAGTAAAAGTTCCAATATCATGTCCAAGCTGGATGTTGAAGGGGACATTTTATCGTTAACCCTGCACCGTGCAGAGAATGTTGATGATCGGGAAAGATTAAGGAACATAATAGAAGCTCTACTTAAGATTAGGGGACTTAACATTGTTTTCCCTGTACATCCACGTACTGTAAAAACCCTTAAAGAATTTGGAATGTACTCCCAGCTTGAAGAGGCCCCTCACATTCACATGATTAAACCCATTGGGTATCTTGATTTTTTAATCCTCCAGTCCAATTCAAAGATAATGATAACTGATTCTGGTGGAATCCAGGAAGAAGCCATAACTTTAGATGTTCCCTGTCTTACTCTCAGATACAACACTGAACGCCCGGAAACAGTGCATGCAGGGGGTAACATCCTGGTGGGGTCAAATACAGAAAAAATAACCAGTAATGTTGCCAAACTGCTGGCAGATAACAAGATTTACCAGAAAATGAAAGACGCAGCCAACCCCTACGGTGATGGTACTGCTTCAGAACAGATCGTTGATGCCATTCAAGATGCATATAACCAGGGAAAACTGGAAATCAAACCTCCTGAAACCATTGCAGGGGAACAGTCAAAAAAATTACTTACAGTGGATGAAGATGTTACTGTAGCAGAATTCGAGACTAAAAACCCAGATACCAATATAAATATTGTATTTGATGGAGTTAACCCTCAATTTCCCAGGATGGAACTTCATCTGGAAGGTAAAACAATAATGGTTTCCAAATCAGATTCTGTTAATTTTTAA
- a CDS encoding DUF460 domain-containing protein — MVPQGGNCLVHRYPQNFKEKLILNKHGQPLTPKGQRGIIVGLDPGMTVGVAILDLSGEILSVNSFKEASRADITKHIISFGRTVLVATDVHQTPKMVRKMATALNSKVYSPYRDLAVSAKNEMVDDYIYSNDNHHAIPRSRDIGSDLIPQNAHERDALAAAIQGYKKHQKKLEHIEKRTLNLEMSPELIDEVKIMVINEVPITKAINATLEKLQNPINSSKTDKGTLTSNNGNTKDEPNTADNMTHKMDKKVYKKHNEEIKVFEVVKEGTIRIAELSDNYSDSPDKDASLIISGLKNKLKSQEKQIRNLQNKNRILEDDLQTFHSEISHLESKIERLQYQYSQNILHQKEIINKQSIIRGLQEKYNRQKALNKNLADQLESIKRIRAMELSREASPVKIIESFSKDSIREATGAWNIRKGDVVMLRSSEGGGSQTASLLIRLGVKAVITTDKMSHQARSEFERNMVPLIPLETVDLKMADDFAVILSSDLDRQIKKWEKNQEDKRKKEETNKLLKIMDDYRAKRKRSPHNF; from the coding sequence ATAGTACCCCAAGGAGGAAATTGTCTGGTTCACCGGTACCCTCAAAATTTTAAAGAAAAACTTATTTTAAATAAACATGGGCAGCCACTAACTCCCAAAGGTCAAAGAGGGATTATAGTAGGGCTTGATCCCGGAATGACAGTAGGAGTGGCTATTCTTGATCTTTCAGGTGAAATATTAAGTGTGAATAGTTTTAAAGAAGCTTCTCGTGCTGATATAACCAAACACATCATCAGTTTTGGGAGAACAGTTCTGGTGGCTACGGATGTTCACCAAACTCCTAAAATGGTGAGGAAAATGGCAACAGCCCTCAATTCTAAGGTATACTCACCATACCGGGACCTGGCAGTGAGTGCCAAGAACGAGATGGTGGATGATTACATTTACTCCAATGATAACCACCACGCAATACCCAGATCCAGGGATATTGGGTCTGATCTAATACCGCAGAATGCTCATGAACGAGACGCACTTGCTGCAGCCATCCAGGGGTATAAAAAGCACCAGAAAAAACTGGAACACATTGAAAAAAGAACTTTGAATTTGGAAATGTCCCCTGAATTAATTGATGAAGTAAAAATCATGGTCATAAATGAAGTTCCAATTACCAAGGCCATAAACGCTACTCTGGAAAAATTACAAAATCCAATTAATTCATCCAAAACGGATAAAGGGACTCTTACATCAAATAATGGGAATACTAAAGATGAACCGAATACAGCAGACAACATGACTCATAAAATGGACAAAAAGGTTTATAAAAAACATAATGAGGAAATTAAAGTATTTGAAGTCGTTAAAGAAGGTACTATTAGAATTGCTGAACTTTCTGATAATTACAGTGATTCTCCTGATAAAGATGCTTCTCTGATTATTTCTGGATTAAAAAATAAATTAAAATCACAGGAGAAGCAGATCAGGAATTTACAGAATAAAAACAGGATACTAGAAGATGATCTCCAGACATTTCACAGTGAAATATCCCATCTGGAAAGCAAAATTGAAAGATTGCAATATCAGTATTCTCAGAACATTTTACATCAAAAGGAAATTATCAATAAACAATCGATCATCCGGGGTCTCCAGGAAAAATACAACCGTCAAAAAGCTTTAAATAAAAATTTGGCTGACCAACTGGAATCCATAAAACGAATAAGGGCCATGGAACTTTCCAGGGAAGCATCTCCCGTTAAAATCATAGAATCATTTTCAAAAGATTCCATAAGGGAAGCAACAGGGGCCTGGAATATTAGAAAAGGAGATGTGGTTATGCTGAGAAGTTCGGAAGGGGGAGGTTCCCAGACGGCTTCTTTACTGATTAGGTTAGGAGTTAAAGCAGTTATAACTACAGATAAAATGTCCCACCAGGCTAGAAGTGAATTTGAAAGAAATATGGTTCCCCTAATCCCACTGGAAACGGTTGATTTAAAAATGGCTGATGATTTTGCAGTTATATTATCCAGTGATCTGGATAGGCAAATAAAAAAATGGGAAAAGAATCAGGAAGACAAAAGGAAAAAAGAAGAGACTAACAAGCTTCTAAAGATAATGGATGATTATAGGGCTAAAAGAAAAAGATCTCCCCATAACTTTTAG
- the truA gene encoding tRNA pseudouridine(38-40) synthase TruA, which translates to MIRVALKVAYLGTAFYGFQRQPNLRTVEGELLKALEKSGAITNLGQSSYSIAGRTDRGVHALGNVVSFCTDKEPIINQVNDVLPMDIRILGSCPVPQGFKTRYAYKRHYRYVLCRKTGEEEWDLDKMQEAAHLMEGTHNFINFSRRNERNPIRKVDSVRITAENQGCLVDVEGESFLWNMVRKMVTILLCVGKHEMGIEEVEKCFDPEYNACIMPMPPESLILMDVFHKGVKFNEDKYAHKRFIQTIGEECFNHQRMVASTMEMINALNHRNIV; encoded by the coding sequence ATGATTAGGGTGGCTTTAAAAGTTGCTTATTTGGGAACGGCTTTTTATGGATTTCAAAGACAACCAAACCTACGCACAGTTGAAGGGGAACTTCTTAAGGCCCTGGAAAAATCAGGTGCAATAACCAACCTGGGTCAATCAAGTTACTCCATTGCTGGTCGCACTGACCGGGGAGTCCATGCCCTGGGAAATGTGGTGTCATTTTGCACTGATAAGGAGCCAATAATAAACCAGGTAAACGATGTTTTACCAATGGATATAAGGATTCTTGGATCTTGCCCGGTACCACAGGGATTTAAGACCCGCTATGCTTATAAGAGGCACTATCGTTATGTATTGTGTCGGAAAACAGGGGAAGAAGAGTGGGATTTGGATAAAATGCAGGAAGCAGCTCATTTAATGGAGGGAACTCATAACTTCATTAACTTTTCCCGGAGAAATGAACGAAATCCCATTAGAAAAGTGGATAGTGTTCGTATTACAGCGGAAAATCAGGGGTGTCTGGTGGATGTGGAGGGTGAAAGTTTCCTCTGGAACATGGTTCGAAAAATGGTTACAATCTTACTCTGTGTGGGAAAACATGAAATGGGGATAGAAGAGGTAGAAAAGTGTTTTGATCCGGAATATAATGCCTGTATCATGCCAATGCCTCCTGAAAGTCTTATTTTAATGGATGTTTTCCATAAAGGGGTGAAGTTTAATGAGGATAAATATGCTCACAAACGTTTTATACAGACCATTGGGGAAGAATGCTTCAATCATCAAAGGATGGTTGCTTCAACCATGGAAATGATAAATGCACTGAATCATAGGAATATTGTATAA
- the hisA gene encoding 1-(5-phosphoribosyl)-5-[(5-phosphoribosylamino)methylideneamino]imidazole-4-carboxamide isomerase — translation MIIMPAVDIKNGKCVQLVQGKPGTEQIVLDNPAEVALEWENKGASVLHVIDLGGALEERGNTSVVEEILKKVSVPVQMGGGIRTLDDATNLLNMGVDRIILGTLAIQDPTTVEILSSEFGSERIMVALDSKDSQVVVRGWTEKTDQTAPELGKIMENHGAGGILFTNVDHEGLLGGFRAQPLLELLEAVDIPVVYSGGVSTLEDVATLSQTDAYGVVIGSALYKGTINFEDTLAYEKK, via the coding sequence ATGATCATTATGCCTGCAGTTGACATAAAAAACGGTAAGTGTGTGCAGTTGGTACAGGGTAAGCCCGGAACAGAACAGATCGTCCTGGATAATCCTGCTGAAGTTGCTCTGGAATGGGAAAACAAAGGAGCCAGTGTTCTGCATGTTATTGATCTGGGCGGTGCCTTAGAAGAAAGAGGTAACACTTCTGTGGTGGAAGAAATCCTTAAAAAGGTCTCAGTACCAGTCCAGATGGGCGGAGGGATTCGTACACTGGATGATGCCACCAATTTACTAAACATGGGCGTGGATAGAATAATACTGGGAACACTGGCCATCCAGGACCCCACAACCGTAGAGATCTTATCCAGTGAATTTGGAAGTGAGCGTATTATGGTGGCCCTGGATAGTAAGGACTCGCAGGTGGTGGTCAGGGGATGGACTGAAAAAACAGACCAGACTGCCCCTGAACTGGGGAAGATCATGGAAAATCACGGAGCTGGTGGAATACTTTTCACCAACGTGGACCATGAAGGTCTTTTAGGTGGGTTCAGGGCCCAACCCCTCCTTGAATTATTAGAAGCTGTGGATATTCCTGTGGTTTATTCAGGGGGCGTTAGCACCTTAGAAGATGTGGCTACCCTGAGTCAAACTGACGCCTACGGTGTGGTGATTGGTTCTGCACTTTACAAAGGAACCATAAACTTTGAAGACACCCTTGCTTACGAAAAAAAGTAA
- a CDS encoding putative PEP-binding protein, which produces MIIVKGIGTGPYVGVGHVKKIDRDEDLLNLKGGEIIVLSTASRDMVSYLYQAGGVVTDYGGLTSHVAIVLREMKVPCVVGTGNGTQKIKEGSIVTVDGRTGNIYHGFMEREGKSDTSEVYYPATSIKVNLNVPEVAWKVAPWADGVGSIRIENSIIRTGKHPQVLLEEGKLSKVIADSVRLIADAFHPKPVWFRTFDIPTDELKRLEGGKIEPDEANPLLGLRGIHKDLKNPEILKAEFEAISKLIDEGYDNLGVKIPLVRDVSEYREAKSIMSQVGIKPHRDLPVGASIETPSAVFTLDEFIMEGMDFVTLGMSDMAMCSMAVDRRGVKVAKHFNLTHNSVLKMIKLVIEKCNQQGIENCICGHAGSDPAIVSWLVENGISSVSTNPDQILKIRKVVGIAEKTVINRGFTQ; this is translated from the coding sequence ATGATTATTGTGAAAGGAATTGGGACCGGGCCCTATGTGGGTGTAGGTCATGTCAAAAAGATTGATAGGGATGAAGATCTCCTGAATCTTAAAGGAGGGGAAATTATAGTTTTATCCACGGCCTCCAGAGACATGGTCTCCTATCTTTACCAGGCAGGGGGTGTGGTGACAGATTATGGTGGACTTACCAGCCACGTGGCCATAGTACTTCGGGAGATGAAAGTTCCCTGTGTGGTGGGAACGGGTAACGGAACCCAGAAAATTAAAGAAGGTTCTATTGTAACTGTAGATGGCCGGACTGGTAACATATATCATGGATTCATGGAAAGAGAAGGCAAATCTGATACTTCTGAAGTATACTATCCTGCCACCAGCATCAAGGTCAACCTCAACGTTCCAGAGGTAGCCTGGAAAGTAGCACCATGGGCAGATGGTGTTGGTTCCATCCGTATTGAAAATAGCATCATCCGCACTGGAAAACATCCCCAGGTACTTTTGGAGGAAGGAAAGCTCAGTAAAGTCATTGCAGATTCTGTCCGTCTTATTGCTGATGCATTTCACCCTAAACCAGTCTGGTTCCGCACCTTTGACATACCCACTGATGAGCTGAAACGTTTAGAAGGGGGAAAGATTGAACCAGATGAAGCTAATCCCTTACTGGGTTTAAGGGGTATTCATAAAGATCTTAAAAATCCTGAAATTCTCAAAGCAGAGTTTGAAGCCATATCTAAACTCATTGATGAGGGTTATGACAATTTAGGAGTTAAGATACCCTTAGTAAGGGATGTTTCAGAGTATAGAGAAGCTAAAAGCATCATGAGCCAGGTTGGAATCAAACCTCACCGGGATCTACCAGTGGGTGCATCCATTGAAACTCCATCTGCAGTTTTCACCCTGGATGAGTTCATAATGGAGGGAATGGATTTTGTGACGTTGGGCATGAGTGACATGGCAATGTGCTCAATGGCGGTGGACCGAAGAGGGGTTAAAGTGGCTAAACATTTCAATTTAACTCATAACTCAGTTTTGAAGATGATAAAGCTGGTGATAGAAAAATGCAACCAGCAAGGGATTGAAAACTGTATTTGTGGCCATGCAGGTTCGGATCCGGCTATTGTAAGCTGGTTAGTGGAAAATGGCATCAGCTCCGTATCCACCAACCCTGATCAAATTCTCAAAATACGTAAAGTGGTGGGAATAGCTGAAAAAACCGTAATTAACAGGGGATTTACCCAGTAA
- a CDS encoding oligosaccharide flippase family protein, with protein sequence MSSKIARGSLIMLIGYFIFRVGGYFYRFATAYLLGPAGFGILNLALPTQSILIQIASGGMPPAIAKHVSEYSAKGDEEMVKQVIHTSLKIVIILGLFFSLVIFLLADPLAYGYFHKPEAALPLKLVALITPFSVIVGVFRGAFQGVFQMGNIVITKAFEQLFMISSAIILILVGFYVAGAVIGTAIGFLFSALAGYYLYRRGLGKRLKDVKLSFTLKQELSLAKVLIIFAFPVLVTGLAETALFDAIGNFIVGAYLASEQLGFYGAATPVARLPLIISMAVATAVLPATAEAMGLDNRHVLKGYVNQSYRYVSLVVLPMCVGTFIFATPIMKLLYVNPAFMNGAAALQILAVGMLFFTIYTVSSSIAQGLGKPYLPMIILIAGVILDVALSTYLIPIYGITGAAAATTITALFIMTTIVWKTLQIANVKLEYKDLGRIALAAGIMGAVLLLIPQNLLISQATLNFTHFNYISFFSKYVAFFLVMILAAIVYLLALILVGGLKNSDINALRKLSNKTGPLKGKLGKIITLMERFAH encoded by the coding sequence ATGAGTTCAAAAATTGCAAGGGGAAGCCTGATCATGTTGATCGGGTATTTCATATTCCGTGTTGGAGGTTATTTTTATCGTTTTGCCACCGCATACCTTTTAGGTCCGGCTGGTTTTGGAATACTAAATTTAGCCCTTCCTACGCAGAGTATATTAATACAAATAGCCTCCGGGGGCATGCCACCCGCCATTGCTAAACATGTGTCTGAATATTCTGCTAAAGGCGACGAGGAAATGGTGAAACAGGTAATCCATACCTCTCTTAAGATTGTAATTATTCTGGGGTTATTTTTCAGTTTAGTGATATTTTTACTGGCGGACCCATTGGCCTATGGTTATTTCCATAAGCCTGAAGCTGCACTCCCCTTAAAACTGGTGGCTTTGATTACTCCTTTCAGTGTTATAGTGGGTGTTTTCAGGGGTGCTTTTCAGGGTGTTTTCCAGATGGGAAATATCGTTATCACCAAGGCATTTGAACAGCTTTTCATGATCAGCAGTGCCATAATCCTGATTCTGGTGGGATTCTATGTGGCCGGAGCGGTTATAGGTACTGCCATAGGTTTCCTGTTCTCAGCATTAGCAGGATACTACTTATATCGAAGGGGGCTGGGGAAACGTCTTAAAGATGTGAAATTATCATTCACCCTAAAACAGGAATTATCTTTAGCTAAAGTTCTCATTATCTTTGCATTTCCAGTTCTTGTCACTGGGCTTGCTGAAACTGCTCTATTTGATGCCATTGGAAACTTTATTGTCGGAGCGTATTTGGCCAGTGAACAACTGGGATTTTACGGTGCAGCCACCCCTGTAGCTCGTTTACCTCTCATAATTTCCATGGCAGTTGCAACTGCAGTGTTACCTGCAACAGCAGAAGCAATGGGCTTGGACAACCGACACGTACTTAAAGGTTATGTAAATCAGTCCTATCGTTACGTTAGTTTGGTGGTGCTTCCCATGTGTGTGGGAACCTTCATATTTGCCACTCCTATAATGAAATTACTCTACGTGAATCCTGCTTTCATGAATGGTGCAGCTGCTTTACAGATATTGGCAGTTGGAATGTTATTTTTCACCATTTACACAGTTTCATCCAGTATAGCTCAGGGATTAGGAAAACCATACCTTCCCATGATAATTTTAATTGCTGGAGTCATATTGGATGTGGCATTGAGCACCTATCTTATTCCTATTTATGGAATCACTGGTGCTGCTGCAGCCACAACTATCACTGCCCTTTTCATAATGACTACAATAGTATGGAAAACTCTTCAAATTGCCAATGTAAAACTAGAGTACAAAGATTTGGGTAGAATAGCACTAGCAGCTGGAATAATGGGGGCAGTACTTCTATTAATACCTCAAAACCTTTTAATTAGTCAAGCAACTTTGAACTTTACACATTTCAACTACATTAGTTTCTTTTCCAAATATGTTGCTTTCTTCCTGGTCATGATATTGGCAGCCATTGTTTATTTGTTGGCCCTTATACTGGTTGGGGGACTTAAAAACAGTGATATAAACGCCCTTAGAAAATTAAGTAACAAAACAGGACCATTAAAAGGGAAACTAGGGAAGATTATTACATTGATGGAAAGATTTGCTCATTAA
- a CDS encoding adenylyltransferase/cytidyltransferase family protein: MATGTFDLIHPGHGLYLEEAKKLGGEDARLVVVVARDSTVRARKRVPIVPEKQRREVVQMLKMVDEAVLGSETDMLSTVSKVKPDIIAIGPDQNFDLDNLREKLEERGLKAEVVKVKGYHRSTLDSSCKIIKKIKESDFPPGSFKHC; encoded by the coding sequence ATGGCTACTGGAACATTTGATTTAATACATCCAGGGCATGGACTTTACCTTGAAGAGGCAAAAAAACTAGGAGGTGAAGATGCACGTCTGGTAGTGGTGGTGGCCCGGGATTCAACTGTGCGTGCCAGGAAAAGGGTGCCTATTGTCCCTGAAAAACAGCGCAGGGAAGTGGTTCAAATGCTGAAAATGGTGGACGAAGCAGTTTTGGGCAGTGAAACTGACATGTTAAGCACAGTTAGCAAGGTTAAACCAGATATCATCGCAATTGGCCCTGATCAAAACTTTGATCTGGACAATTTAAGAGAAAAACTTGAAGAAAGAGGTTTAAAAGCAGAAGTAGTTAAAGTTAAAGGTTACCACAGATCTACGTTGGATAGTTCCTGTAAAATAATTAAAAAGATTAAAGAGTCCGATTTTCCACCAGGTAGTTTTAAACACTGCTAA
- a CDS encoding pseudomurein-binding repeat-containing protein: MLLLLVVVALVPGINYATPNQSVSDNFTNTTNISEIVENNTNSSTIQNTTTAVVSDTGTNQQENQTSKTINNTQNSSSENTNQTDTIQNNTAAASDGTYNNVHALWLNVDDVNNVNVNELITAGITDVFVKANRITAPTYQTVLTTIINKLQGTGIRIHAWITCFVDANGNWVDPKDSTVTDALVKTIADITTNYDISGIHLDYVRYPGTAYQHSGGTEAITSFVQRVYTTVKSIKTKVAVSAALMPEGAVNAYYYGQDYAQLSNYLDFLVPMIYEGNYKEDNEWITTTTAYIVSHSTKPVVAGLQTYQSDNNVVALSAEEINQDIKSALAGGASGFALFRYGWVDKDFFKSTSTTTFTREQIAAAAVNVKAYIESNKCLPSTVSVAGVSVNIAQYLYLACQASVQIGSGSTGGIALPTVSVPAGFSEEITSGNVTKSNYLDLASRIVSYMNSNGQAPIYGLNGLGKISYQSLTYLYTRILASYSTNNALPTTMTVLSWKTANIPINDTPNTSTTTFTREQIAAAAVNVKAYIESNKCLPSTVSVAGVSVNIAQYLYLAAQASIQIGSGSTSGIALPTLTVPAGFSEEITSGKVNQADYLDLASRIVSYMDSNGQAPIYGLNGLGKISYQSLVYMYTRVLAYSDANDALPNYVVVKPWSAANIPINGTSTTGTSFTISEIADAALRVKNYIENNKAMPNYVQMGSIQVNMAQFLHLLTTATVNLNNKNTASIDLNSETLPSSSYEQMSSGNLYLADYVDFARRIASYMDANNKAPESGLVGLGTISYQSQIYLYSRVLSYYGANGELPNYATMKPWSSIVGISDPVPADLLQYLQATTNCQVNDPSIIALAQSITSGATSSYDKAQRIFNWVRDNLEYSYYYDSQKGALGALSSGSANCCDHSHLIVALSRAAGLPARYVHGECYFLSSGNWYGHVWAQIYVNGQWYNADATSSRNSLGVINNWDTNSWTYKGTYASLPF; the protein is encoded by the coding sequence ATGCTACTATTACTCGTAGTAGTCGCGCTAGTCCCTGGTATTAACTATGCCACCCCAAATCAGTCCGTTTCAGATAATTTCACGAACACAACCAACATCAGTGAGATAGTAGAAAACAACACAAACTCAAGCACTATTCAGAATACAACCACTGCGGTGGTTAGTGATACAGGAACCAATCAACAAGAAAACCAGACATCCAAAACCATCAATAATACTCAAAATAGTTCATCCGAAAACACTAACCAAACAGACACCATTCAAAATAACACTGCGGCAGCATCAGATGGAACCTACAATAATGTCCACGCATTATGGTTGAATGTGGATGACGTAAATAACGTCAATGTCAACGAATTAATAACAGCCGGAATAACGGATGTATTCGTCAAGGCAAACCGCATTACCGCTCCAACATATCAAACGGTCCTGACGACCATAATTAATAAACTACAAGGTACAGGAATACGGATCCATGCCTGGATAACCTGTTTCGTAGATGCAAATGGGAACTGGGTTGATCCTAAAGACAGTACAGTCACCGATGCACTGGTAAAAACCATAGCAGATATCACAACCAACTACGACATATCTGGAATTCACCTAGACTACGTTCGCTATCCTGGAACTGCCTACCAACACTCCGGAGGTACAGAAGCAATAACCAGCTTCGTCCAGAGAGTGTACACTACTGTAAAAAGTATTAAGACAAAAGTAGCAGTTTCAGCTGCGCTCATGCCTGAAGGAGCAGTCAATGCATACTATTACGGGCAAGACTACGCTCAACTATCCAACTACTTGGACTTCCTGGTTCCCATGATATATGAAGGGAACTACAAGGAAGACAATGAATGGATAACCACCACCACTGCTTACATTGTCAGTCACTCCACCAAACCAGTAGTAGCTGGTTTACAAACTTATCAAAGTGACAACAATGTGGTAGCACTATCGGCAGAAGAAATCAACCAAGATATAAAATCTGCCCTAGCTGGAGGAGCATCAGGATTTGCACTCTTCAGATATGGTTGGGTAGATAAAGATTTCTTCAAAAGCACTTCCACTACTACTTTCACGCGGGAGCAGATTGCTGCTGCTGCGGTGAATGTTAAGGCTTATATTGAGTCTAATAAGTGTTTGCCTAGTACGGTGAGTGTTGCGGGTGTTTCTGTGAATATTGCTCAGTATTTGTATCTGGCCTGTCAGGCTTCGGTACAGATCGGTAGTGGTAGTACTGGTGGGATAGCTTTGCCGACTGTGTCTGTTCCTGCTGGTTTCTCGGAAGAGATTACCAGTGGAAACGTTACTAAGTCGAATTATCTGGATCTGGCATCTAGGATAGTTTCCTATATGAACAGTAATGGCCAGGCCCCTATATATGGGTTGAATGGTCTGGGTAAAATCAGCTACCAATCACTAACCTACCTATACACCAGAATACTCGCTAGTTACTCTACTAATAACGCACTACCCACAACCATGACTGTTCTTTCATGGAAAACAGCTAACATACCCATTAACGACACACCTAACACTTCCACTACTACTTTCACGCGGGAGCAGATTGCTGCTGCTGCGGTGAATGTTAAGGCTTATATTGAGTCTAATAAGTGTTTGCCTAGTACGGTGAGTGTTGCGGGTGTTTCTGTGAATATTGCTCAGTATTTGTATCTGGCTGCTCAAGCTTCCATACAGATCGGTAGTGGCAGTACCAGTGGGATAGCTCTGCCAACTTTAACTGTTCCTGCTGGTTTCTCGGAAGAGATTACCAGTGGAAAGGTTAATCAGGCAGATTATCTGGATCTGGCATCCAGGATAGTTTCCTACATGGACAGTAATGGCCAGGCCCCTATATATGGGTTGAATGGTCTGGGTAAAATCAGCTATCAATCACTGGTTTACATGTACACCCGGGTTTTAGCCTATAGTGATGCCAATGATGCACTACCTAATTATGTGGTAGTAAAACCATGGTCCGCTGCTAACATACCAATCAATGGAACATCAACAACCGGCACCAGTTTCACTATAAGTGAAATTGCCGATGCAGCACTCAGAGTAAAGAACTACATAGAAAACAACAAAGCCATGCCCAACTATGTTCAGATGGGTAGCATTCAAGTAAACATGGCCCAATTCTTACACTTATTAACCACAGCCACAGTAAACCTAAATAACAAGAACACAGCTTCAATAGACTTAAACAGTGAAACATTACCATCTTCCAGCTATGAACAGATGAGTAGCGGTAACTTGTACCTGGCAGATTACGTTGATTTCGCTCGACGTATCGCAAGTTACATGGACGCCAACAACAAAGCCCCAGAATCTGGCTTGGTAGGCCTGGGTACAATCAGTTACCAATCCCAGATATACCTCTACTCACGAGTGTTAAGCTACTATGGTGCTAACGGTGAGTTACCCAACTATGCAACCATGAAACCATGGAGCAGTATTGTTGGAATCAGTGACCCTGTACCTGCAGATCTACTACAGTACCTACAGGCAACTACTAACTGTCAGGTTAACGACCCCAGTATAATTGCATTAGCCCAGAGCATAACCTCTGGTGCAACATCCAGCTATGATAAGGCCCAACGCATCTTTAATTGGGTGCGTGACAACTTAGAATATTCATATTACTACGACTCCCAGAAAGGAGCCCTTGGAGCTCTCTCTTCTGGAAGTGCGAATTGCTGTGATCATTCACATCTAATCGTGGCCCTTTCAAGAGCAGCTGGATTACCTGCAAGATACGTACATGGAGAATGTTACTTCCTCAGCAGTGGTAATTGGTATGGTCATGTATGGGCTCAGATATATGTAAATGGACAATGGTACAATGCGGATGCAACTAGCTCAAGAAATTCGCTAGGAGTAATCAACAACTGGGATACCAATTCGTGGACTTATAAAGGCACATATGCTTCGCTGCCATTTTAA